Proteins encoded by one window of Brienomyrus brachyistius isolate T26 chromosome 1, BBRACH_0.4, whole genome shotgun sequence:
- the hhatlb gene encoding hedgehog acyltransferase like, b translates to MRVKAALPRYEIYLYTAVLCMALLWTASWIFEVSRANVNRKTFKASVKDGWYYFGGKVDMADTEWVMWFLNFRSHILFALSGHVIFAKICSMLAPKHRSIMYTVYGMMAIFTSMGWTYVTLVLSHCVLLYSISLVKIKWLCFVAGLTSLATFKIEPFVTWQEGFVTGSFQLQGLLFYGGCGFTIMRCMSFALENCEKNDGNYSFLELLKYNFYLPFFYFGPVMTFDKFHVQVNNPDLTRKEREMWNIIAWAMGHFGIIIMVDVLFHFMYILTIPSDLKLVKHLTDWTLAGLAYSNLVFDWVKATVMFGVINTVSKLDHLDPPKPPKCITMLYVFAETHFDRGINDWLCKYVYDYLGGSHDNIWNELVATVCTFSVTALWLGPGQIVCVWAFLNCFGLNFELWLAKFFSLEPFASIEMAMSEAMSRRIRAVFNAFNFWAIILYNVLALNSLDFAWLVARRLLIRGFPLSTLSVLIVTYCGIQLIKERERKQALRLDPDPALTPEPTPIPASTLSPTTTPTPSLKAVAVDAPGKEDAGKEKAE, encoded by the exons ATGAGGGTCAAGGCCGCCCTACCTAGGTATGAGATTTACCTTTATACCGCTGTGCTCTGCATGGCTCTGCTTTGGACTGCAAGCTGGATTTTTGAGGTCTCCAGAG CTAATGTGAACAGAAAGACATTCAAAGCCAGTGTAAAGGATGGCTGGTATTACTTTGGGGGGAAGGTG GACATGGCAGATACTGAGTGGGTCATGTGGTTCCTGAACTTCCGCAGCCACATTCTCTTTGCCTTGTCGGGTCATGTGATCTTCGCCAAGATCTGTTCAATGCTGGCCCCGAAG CACAGATCCATAATGTATACAGTGTATGGGATGATGGCGATTTTTACCAGCATGGGCTGGACCTACGTCACTCTGGTGTTATCCCACTGCGTGCTGCTCTACAGCATCTCACTAGTCAAGATCAAGTGGCTCTGTTTCGTGGCCGGACTCACCAGCCTGGCCACCTTCAAGATAGAGCCCTTTGTCACCTGGCAG gaAGGTTTCGTGACCGGAAGCTTTCAGCTTCAGGGGCTCCTCTTCTATGGAGGCTGCGGCTTCACCATCATGCGATGCATGAGCTTCGCCCTGGAGAACTGCGAGAAGAATGACGGGAACTACAGCTTCCTGGAACTGCTCAAATACAACTTCTACCTCCCGTTCTTCTACTTCGGACCTGTTATGACTTTCGATAAATTCCACGTACAG GTGAACAATCCTGACTTGACCCGAAAGGAGAGGGAGATGTGGAACATCATCGCTTGGGCCATGGGCCACTTCGGGATCATCATCATGGTGGATGTCTTGTTTCACTTCATGTATATTTTGACAATACCTTCTGACCTGAAGCTGGTGAAGCATCTCACAGACTGGACACTAG CTGGACTGGCCTACTCTAACCTGGTGTTTGACTGGGTAAAGGCCACAGTGATGTTTGgggttataaacactgtctccaagctcgACCACCTGGATCCTCCAAAACCACCTAAATGCATCACCATGCTCTACGTCTTCGCTGAAAC ACACTTCGACAGAGGAATAAACGACTGGCTCTGCAA GTATGTTTATGACTACTTGGGTGGAAGCCATGACAATATCTGGAACGAGCTGGTGGCAACGGTTTGTACGTTTAGCGTCACGGCCCTGTGGCTGGGGCCCGGCCAGATTGTCTGTGTATGGGCTTTCTTGAACTGCTTCGGCTTAAACTTTGAGCTTTGGCTGGCCAAGTTCTTCTCGCTGGAgccctttgcgtccattgag ATGGCAATGTCCGAGGCCATGTCACGCAGGATTAGGGCtgtgtttaatgcctttaactTCTGGGCTATCATCCTGTATAATGTTCTAGCCCTCAACAGTCTCGATTTTGCCTGGCTGGTTGCCAGAAGGCTTCTTATTAGAG GTTTTCCTCTGTCCACACTGTCTGTGCTGATCGTCACGTACTGCGGAATACAGCTAATCAAGGAGCGTGAGAGGAAGCAGGCTCTGCGTCTGGACCCCGATCCCGCGCTGACCCCAGAACCCACCCCGATCCCTGCCTCAACCCTCTCCCCTACCACAACACCCACACCTTCACTCAAAGCTGTGGCAGTGGATGCCCCAGGAAAGGAGGATGCGGGGAAGGAAAAGGCAGAGTAA
- the LOC125704833 gene encoding kelch-like protein 40b — protein MAAQIDPLEEPRIYQQTLLQDGLYDLLENDKLVDCVLKIKDKEFPCHRLVLAACSSFFRAIFVSDLDESKKREIVLNDVEPGVMGIILKYIYTSSINVTEQNVQDIFMVANMFQIPSVFTICISFLQKRLGLSNCLAIFRLGLMLDCPRLALSARDYISDHFQLISQDQDFQQLSASELAAIITSDSLNVESEEVVFETLLKWVDHSKDTRLKDLPELVDCIRFRLISPDYFAEKVEKNEWMKSNEKIAEKLQLVKDAYQGKLPEVNKSEKNKSDVDEAEGGENKEQEEEDLFPGILNDNLRFGMFHKDLIFMISETGTIAYDPMGNDCFVASLSTQIPKNHSSIVTKENQIFVAGGLFYNEESKEEPLSSYFLQFDPAGQDWLGMPPLPSARCLFGLGEVESSIFIIGGKELKEGERTLDSVMVYNRQSFKWEDSEPLPYLVYGHGTVSHDGIVYVLGGKSDDKKCLRRVCAYNAKTSKWKELAPMKTARCLFGAAVHKDKIYVAAGVTDTGLTSTMEVYDISKNKWSDFVEFPQERSSLCLITLAGTLYAVGGFAMKPSDSSDELIPTEINDIWKYDEGERKWNGILRNIQYASGATILGVRLNTLRLTKM, from the exons ATGGCTGCACAAATAGACCCCCTAGAGGAGCCCCGGATATATCAGCAGACGTTACTGCAAGATGGCCTCTACGATCTTCTGGAGAATGACAAGCTGGTGGACTGTGTTTTAAAGATCAAAGACAAGGAGTTCCCATGCCACCGGTTGGTGCTGGCAGCCTGCAGTTCTTTCTTCAGGGCCATATTTGTGTCGGACCTTGATGAGAGCAAGAAGCGGGAGATTGTGCTGAACGATGTGGAGCCAGGTGTCATGGGCATAATCCTCAAGTACATCTATACTTCCAGCATCAACGTGACGGAGCAAAATGTCCAGGACATCTTCATGGTGGCTAACATGTTCCAGATACCCTCCGTCTTCACTATCTGCATCTCATTCCTCCAGAAGAGGCTCGGTCTCAGCAACTGCCTGGCCATTTTCCGACTGGGTCTGATGCTGGATTGTCCACGGTTGGCTCTCTCTGCCCGGGATTACATCTCTGACCACTTCCAGCTGATTTCGCAAGACCAAGACTTTCAACAATTAAGTGCTAGTGAGCTGGCCGCCATCATCACCTCCGACTCCCTGAATGTGGAGAGCGAAGAGGTGGTCTTCGAGACTTTGCTGAAGTGGGTGGACCACAGCAAGGACACCAGACTCAAGGACCTCCCTGAGCTGGTGGACTGCATTCGCTTTCGACTCATCTCGCCCGACTACTTCGCCGAGAAGGTGGAGAAGAATGAATGGATGAAGTCCAACGAGAAGATAGCAGAGAAGCTACAGCTGGTCAAAGACGCTTATCAGGGAAAGCTTCCAGAAGTCAACAAGAGTGAGAAGAATAAATCAGATGTGGATGAAGCAGAGGGAGGAGAGAACAAAGAGCAGGAAGAGGAGGACTTATTTCCGGGGATCCTCAATGACAACCTACGTTTTGGCATGTTCCACAAAGACTTGATATTCATGATTAGTGAAACGGGAACAATAGCTTACGACCCCATGGGAAATGATTGCTTTGTGGCATCTCTGTCAACTCAAATTCCCAAGAACCATTCTAGCATAGTGACCAAGGAGAACCAGATCTTTGTGGCTGGAGGACTTTTCTACAATGAGGAGAGCAAAGAGGAACCGCTGAGCTCTTATTTCCTACAG TTCGATCCTGCTGGCCAAGATTGGCTGGGGATGCCCCCTCTCCCCTCTGCACGATGTTTGTTTGGGCTCGGCGAGGTGGAGAGCTCCATCTTTATTATTGGAGGCAAGGAGCTGAAGGAAGGGGAGCGTACGCTGGACTCGGTGATGGTCTACAACAGACA GTCTTTCAAATGGGAAGACTCAGAACCTCTTCCGTACTTGGTCTATGGCCATGGAACGGTTTCCCATGATGGAATTGTATACGTATTAGGAGGAAAGTCTGATGACAA GAAGTGCCTAAGGAGGGTGTGCGCGTACAACGCCAAGACATCGAAGTGGAAGGAGCTGGCCCCGATGAAGACCGCCCGCTGCCTTTTTGGTGCAGCCGTCCACAAGGACAAGATCTATGTGGCGGCCGGGGTCACGGACACAGGCCTCACTAGCACCATGGAAGTCTACGACATTTCTAAGAACAA GTGGTCAGACTTCGTGGAGTTCCCCCAGGAGCGCAGCTCGCTCTGCCTGATCACACTGGCCGGCACCCTCTACGCTGTGGGGGGGTTTGCCATGAAGCCCAGCGACTCCAGTGACGAGCTCATTCCCACTGAGATCAACGACATCTGGAA ATACGACGAGGGAGAAAGGAAGTGGAATGGAATTTTGAGAAACATCCAATACGCATCGGGAGCCACCATACTGGGCGTACGTCTGAATACGCTGCGTTTGACCAAAATGTAA